A single region of the Geobacillus subterraneus genome encodes:
- a CDS encoding acetate kinase: MANVLAINAGSSSLKFQLFEMPAETVLTKGVVERIGFDDAIFTIVVNGEKQQEVTAIPNHAVAVKMLLDKLIRYGIIRSFEEIDGIGHRVVHGGEKFSDSVLITDEVMKQIEKVSELAPLHNPANLVGIRAFQEVLPNVPAVAVFDTAFHQTMPEQSFLYSLPYEYYTKFGIRKYGFHGTSHKYVTQRAAELLGRPIEQLRLISCHLGNGASIAAVEAGKSIDTSMGFTPLAGVAMGTRSGNIDPALIPYIMEKTGMTADEVIEVLNKRSGMLGLSGISSDLRDLEKAAAEGNERAELALEVFASRIHKYIGSYAARMCGVDAIIFTAGIGENSDVVRAKVLRGLEFMGVYWDPVLNKVRGKEAFISYPHSPVKVLVIPTNEEVMIARDVMRLANL, from the coding sequence ATGGCGAACGTGTTAGCCATTAACGCGGGTAGTTCATCATTGAAATTCCAATTGTTTGAGATGCCGGCGGAAACGGTGTTGACGAAAGGGGTCGTCGAGCGCATCGGCTTTGACGACGCGATTTTCACCATCGTTGTCAACGGGGAGAAGCAACAGGAAGTGACCGCCATCCCGAACCACGCCGTGGCGGTGAAAATGCTGTTGGATAAATTGATTCGCTACGGCATTATTCGATCGTTTGAGGAAATCGACGGCATCGGCCACCGCGTCGTTCACGGCGGCGAAAAGTTCAGCGACTCCGTGTTAATTACCGATGAAGTGATGAAACAAATCGAAAAAGTTTCCGAGCTCGCCCCGCTCCACAACCCGGCCAACCTTGTCGGCATCCGGGCGTTCCAAGAAGTGCTGCCAAACGTGCCGGCGGTGGCGGTGTTTGATACGGCGTTCCACCAAACGATGCCGGAACAGTCGTTTTTATACAGCTTGCCGTATGAGTATTACACGAAGTTTGGCATCCGCAAATACGGATTCCACGGCACGTCGCATAAATACGTCACCCAGCGCGCGGCCGAATTGCTCGGCCGGCCGATCGAACAGCTGCGCCTCATCTCGTGCCATTTAGGCAACGGCGCGAGCATCGCAGCGGTGGAAGCAGGAAAATCGATTGATACGTCGATGGGCTTTACCCCATTAGCCGGTGTAGCGATGGGGACGCGCTCCGGCAACATCGATCCGGCGCTCATCCCGTATATTATGGAAAAAACAGGGATGACGGCCGATGAAGTGATTGAAGTGTTAAACAAACGAAGCGGCATGCTCGGCTTGTCCGGCATTTCAAGCGACTTGCGCGACCTCGAAAAAGCGGCGGCGGAAGGAAATGAACGGGCCGAGCTGGCGCTTGAAGTGTTTGCGAGCCGGATCCATAAATATATCGGTTCATATGCGGCCCGCATGTGCGGCGTTGATGCCATCATTTTCACCGCCGGCATCGGCGAAAACAGCGATGTCGTGCGCGCCAAAGTATTGCGCGGCCTCGAATTCATGGGCGTCTACTGGGATCCGGTGTTGAACAAAGTGCGCGGCAAAGAAGCGTTCATCAGCTATCCGCACTCGCCGGTCAAAGTGCTCGTCATCCCGACGAACGAAGAGGTCATGATCGCCCGTGATGTGATGCGGTTGGCGAATTTGTAA
- a CDS encoding class I SAM-dependent methyltransferase has product MMTPVERLFTVLDETAQILQEELQCTYLEAVAETGENLFHGDVLQDEVSELNAKRLKKQYRELVLDRFQNEEIRKAFQLAALKGMRQHVQPHHQMTPDAVSLFLAYLVRRFTRPHLALTILDPAVGTANLLTAVLNGLSGKQAKSYGVDVDDLLVKLAYVNANLQKHAVQLFNQDSLRPLFVEPADVVVCDLPVGYYPDDDNASRFALKAEEGRSYAHHLLIEQSLRYTKDGGYLFFLIPNTLFSSPQAQQLNTFLKETAIVQGVLQLPLSMFQHEQAAKSVFILQKKGPMAKPPKNVLLAELPRFSNKTAMQAMMAKIEAWIANEKGS; this is encoded by the coding sequence ATGATGACGCCAGTTGAGCGGCTGTTCACTGTATTGGATGAAACAGCTCAGATTTTGCAGGAAGAATTGCAATGCACGTATTTAGAAGCGGTCGCGGAAACGGGGGAAAACTTGTTCCACGGCGATGTGCTGCAGGATGAAGTGAGCGAGCTAAACGCCAAACGGCTGAAAAAACAATATCGCGAACTTGTGCTCGACCGGTTTCAAAATGAAGAAATCCGCAAGGCGTTCCAGCTCGCTGCCTTAAAAGGGATGCGCCAGCATGTTCAGCCACACCATCAAATGACTCCGGATGCGGTCAGTTTATTTTTGGCGTATTTAGTGCGCCGGTTTACACGCCCGCATTTGGCGCTCACTATCCTTGACCCGGCCGTCGGCACGGCGAACTTATTGACGGCGGTGCTCAACGGACTGAGCGGCAAGCAGGCGAAAAGCTATGGCGTCGATGTCGATGACTTGCTCGTCAAACTCGCGTATGTCAACGCCAACTTGCAAAAACACGCGGTGCAGCTGTTTAACCAAGACAGCTTGCGCCCGCTTTTTGTCGAACCGGCTGATGTCGTCGTCTGCGATTTGCCGGTCGGTTATTACCCGGATGATGACAATGCGTCCCGGTTTGCTCTGAAAGCGGAAGAAGGGCGGTCGTACGCGCACCATTTGCTGATCGAGCAAAGCTTGCGGTATACAAAAGACGGCGGCTATTTGTTTTTCCTTATTCCCAATACGTTGTTTTCAAGCCCGCAAGCGCAACAGCTGAACACATTCTTAAAAGAGACGGCCATCGTCCAAGGCGTGCTGCAGCTGCCGCTGTCGATGTTTCAACACGAACAGGCGGCGAAAAGCGTGTTCATTTTGCAAAAGAAAGGGCCGATGGCAAAGCCGCCAAAAAACGTGCTGCTTGCCGAACTGCCGCGCTTTTCGAACAAGACGGCGATGCAGGCGATGATGGCGAAAATCGAAGCGTGGATCGCGAATGAAAAAGGAAGCTGA
- a CDS encoding alpha/beta-type small acid-soluble spore protein, with protein MARNNNNNQLLVPGAQQALEQMKYEIAQEFGVNLGADTTSRANGSVGGEITKRLVAMAQQQLGGARQF; from the coding sequence ATGGCACGCAACAACAACAACAATCAACTGCTTGTTCCGGGTGCACAGCAAGCGCTCGAGCAAATGAAATATGAAATCGCCCAAGAATTCGGCGTCAATTTAGGCGCTGACACGACATCGCGCGCTAACGGTTCGGTCGGCGGCGAGATTACGAAGCGTCTTGTCGCTATGGCGCAGCAACAATTGGGCGGTGCGCGTCAATTCTAA
- a CDS encoding SCP2 sterol-binding domain-containing protein, with amino-acid sequence MTTVRDIFQLIDSQLREDPSRADGVVAVYQFNLSGSDAGVYQVVLRPDAGFVIEGEQETSDCTLSMDSEDFKKMVDGELNGTEAFMSGRLRIDGDMGLALRLQEVLSAYNSANQSQ; translated from the coding sequence ATGACGACGGTAAGAGACATTTTCCAACTGATCGATTCGCAATTGAGGGAAGATCCATCCCGCGCTGATGGGGTTGTCGCGGTGTACCAGTTTAACTTAAGTGGGTCTGATGCGGGGGTGTACCAAGTCGTCCTTCGCCCAGATGCCGGATTTGTCATTGAAGGAGAGCAAGAAACGTCCGATTGCACGCTCAGCATGGACAGCGAGGATTTTAAGAAAATGGTGGACGGCGAGCTCAACGGAACGGAAGCGTTTATGAGCGGGCGGCTTCGCATTGATGGGGATATGGGGCTGGCGCTGCGTCTTCAAGAAGTGCTGTCCGCCTATAACAGCGCCAATCAGAGCCAATAA
- the thiI gene encoding tRNA uracil 4-sulfurtransferase ThiI: MKYDRILIRYGEMTTKGKNRNIFVRRLKNNIARKLQAFRRIQIEYMRDRMYILLNGEPHEPIIDKLKTVFGIHSFSLAMKCENDLDAIKETALAAVRQLPYKGKTFKVSARRVNKQFPYRSDELNYEVGAHILRQTEDLTVNVRQPDIDVRIEVRQDGTYVTCRDIFGAGGLPVGTSGKAMLMLSGGIDSPVAGYLAMKRGLEIEAVHFFSPPFTSERAKQKVIDLVRTLTAYGGKIKLHIVPFTEVQQAIYQGVPNEYSLISTRRAMLKITDALRRRQRALAIVTGESLGQVASQTLESMYVINEVTNTPVLRPLISMDKMEIIEIAKQIGTHDISILPYEDCCTIFTPRAPKTKPKKEKVLHHEGQLDLAPLLEKAINETETIVIDEEAGQADEFADLF, encoded by the coding sequence ATGAAGTATGACCGCATTTTAATCCGTTATGGGGAAATGACGACGAAAGGAAAAAACCGCAACATTTTTGTCCGGCGGCTGAAAAACAATATCGCCCGCAAACTGCAGGCGTTTCGCCGGATTCAAATTGAATATATGCGCGACCGAATGTACATTTTATTAAACGGTGAGCCGCATGAACCGATCATCGACAAGCTGAAAACGGTGTTTGGCATTCACTCGTTCAGCTTGGCGATGAAGTGCGAAAACGATTTAGATGCCATTAAAGAGACGGCGCTTGCCGCCGTCCGCCAGCTTCCGTACAAAGGGAAAACGTTTAAAGTGAGCGCCCGCCGCGTCAATAAACAGTTCCCGTACCGAAGCGACGAGTTGAACTATGAAGTCGGGGCGCATATTTTGCGGCAGACGGAAGACTTAACGGTCAACGTGCGCCAACCGGACATTGATGTGCGCATCGAAGTGCGCCAAGATGGGACATATGTCACGTGCCGCGACATTTTCGGCGCCGGCGGCCTGCCGGTCGGGACGAGCGGCAAGGCGATGCTCATGCTCTCAGGCGGCATCGACAGCCCGGTCGCCGGCTACTTGGCGATGAAGCGGGGCCTCGAAATTGAAGCCGTTCACTTTTTCAGCCCGCCGTTTACGAGCGAACGGGCGAAGCAAAAAGTGATCGATTTAGTGCGGACGTTGACCGCCTACGGCGGAAAAATCAAGCTGCATATCGTGCCGTTTACCGAAGTGCAGCAAGCCATTTATCAAGGAGTTCCAAATGAGTATTCACTGATTTCCACCCGAAGGGCGATGCTGAAAATTACGGATGCGTTGCGCCGCCGCCAACGGGCGTTGGCGATCGTCACCGGGGAAAGCCTCGGCCAAGTGGCGAGCCAGACGCTGGAAAGCATGTACGTGATCAATGAGGTAACGAACACGCCGGTTTTGCGCCCGCTCATTTCGATGGATAAAATGGAAATTATCGAGATTGCTAAGCAAATCGGCACCCACGATATTTCGATTCTTCCATATGAAGACTGCTGCACCATTTTTACGCCGCGGGCGCCAAAAACGAAGCCGAAAAAAGAGAAAGTGCTTCATCACGAGGGTCAGCTCGATCTCGCCCCGCTTCTTGAGAAGGCGATCAATGAGACGGAAACGATCGTGATCGATGAAGAAGCCGGACAAGCTGATGAGTTCGCTGACCTGTTTTGA
- the sppA gene encoding signal peptide peptidase SppA, protein MNRKRWTALAIASALFIISVLVNAIGVLLSDEAGTWSENWLALMEAPFSEEVIEEGDPLQKIVVLEVNGVIQEAGEAEAFLSSPLYNHQTFLQMIKQVKEDDRVKAIVLRINSPGGGVAESAEIHNQLLKLKKETKKPIYVSMGAMAASGGYYIATAGDKLFASPETITGSIGVIMQSVNYEGLAKKYGVELVTIKSGPYKDIMNPARKMTDAERDILQRLINQSYEAFVDVIVKGRKLPEEAVRKLADGRIYDGRQAKSLRLIDEFGYLDDTIAALKKEHRLANAQVVKYVGDAPWGSLFGLISNRAKPETEAAELIRLLSQPSSPRLMYLFTE, encoded by the coding sequence ATGAATCGAAAACGGTGGACGGCGTTGGCGATCGCGTCGGCGTTGTTTATCATTTCCGTGCTCGTTAACGCCATTGGCGTACTGCTGTCCGATGAGGCGGGAACATGGTCGGAAAATTGGCTGGCACTGATGGAAGCGCCGTTTAGTGAAGAAGTGATCGAAGAGGGCGACCCGCTGCAAAAAATCGTGGTCTTGGAAGTGAACGGTGTCATTCAAGAGGCAGGCGAAGCGGAGGCGTTCCTTTCCTCGCCGCTTTATAACCATCAAACATTTTTGCAAATGATCAAACAGGTGAAGGAAGATGACCGTGTCAAAGCCATCGTATTGCGCATCAACTCACCAGGCGGCGGGGTCGCCGAAAGCGCGGAAATTCATAACCAGCTGTTGAAATTGAAAAAAGAGACGAAGAAGCCGATTTACGTATCGATGGGAGCGATGGCGGCGTCAGGCGGCTATTACATCGCCACAGCGGGCGATAAGCTGTTCGCTAGCCCGGAGACGATCACCGGCTCGATCGGCGTCATTATGCAAAGTGTCAACTACGAAGGGCTGGCCAAAAAATACGGCGTCGAGCTCGTCACAATCAAAAGCGGCCCGTACAAGGACATCATGAACCCAGCGCGCAAAATGACGGATGCGGAGCGGGACATTTTGCAGCGGCTGATCAACCAGTCGTATGAGGCGTTTGTCGACGTTATTGTCAAAGGCAGAAAGCTGCCGGAAGAGGCGGTGCGCAAACTGGCGGATGGCCGCATTTACGACGGCCGCCAGGCGAAATCGCTCCGGTTGATTGATGAGTTTGGTTATTTGGACGATACAATTGCGGCGCTCAAAAAAGAACATCGGCTCGCCAATGCTCAAGTTGTGAAATATGTAGGCGATGCCCCGTGGGGCTCCCTGTTCGGGTTGATATCCAACCGGGCGAAGCCGGAAACAGAAGCGGCCGAGCTCATCCGTCTGTTGTCGCAGCCGTCATCGCCGCGGCTCATGTATTTATTTACTGAGTAA
- the tpx gene encoding thiol peroxidase gives MANVTFKGNPVTLVGNEVNVGDKAPDFTVLDQNLQEVTLADTKGHVRLISVVPSLDTGVCDAQTRRFNEEAAKLDNVKVLTISVDLPFAQKRWCGAAGIENVQVLSDHRDVSFGQAYGVLIKELRLLARAVFVIDSNDTVTYVEYVPEVTNHPNYESAIEAAKAAK, from the coding sequence ATGGCTAATGTGACGTTTAAAGGAAACCCGGTCACGCTCGTCGGCAACGAAGTGAACGTCGGCGACAAGGCGCCGGATTTTACGGTGCTTGACCAAAACTTGCAAGAAGTGACGCTTGCCGATACGAAAGGGCATGTCCGCTTAATCAGCGTCGTTCCGTCGCTGGACACCGGGGTTTGCGACGCGCAGACGCGCCGGTTTAACGAAGAAGCGGCGAAGCTCGACAATGTGAAAGTGCTGACCATCAGCGTCGATTTGCCGTTTGCGCAAAAACGGTGGTGCGGCGCTGCCGGCATCGAAAACGTCCAAGTGTTGTCCGACCATCGCGACGTTTCGTTCGGACAAGCGTACGGCGTCTTAATCAAAGAACTGCGCTTGCTCGCCCGCGCGGTCTTTGTCATCGACAGCAACGATACGGTGACGTACGTAGAATACGTGCCGGAAGTGACGAACCATCCGAACTACGAATCGGCGATTGAAGCGGCAAAAGCAGCGAAATAA
- a CDS encoding DUF2953 domain-containing protein, with translation MKISVTVVFRHAEDDDEYKIVLRTLFGLIRYTIRVPLIKIETEPESPGVALVHKEGTGGTRGKEEKKSKWTPSDIADFFRQVKQFLKQVVDLHEIMKQFCRHVTITKWEWRTKIGTGDAASTGLVAGLGWSLKYTIIGTVSRYTKMKTIPVITIVPTYDRAVSETAFLCMFQFRIGHAMLAGLRVIKHWRGRRLRKRNPLTARQANEGY, from the coding sequence ATGAAAATTTCGGTAACGGTCGTATTCCGTCATGCTGAAGACGATGACGAGTACAAAATTGTGCTGCGCACCCTATTTGGCCTCATCCGCTACACGATTCGCGTCCCGCTCATCAAGATCGAAACTGAACCCGAGTCGCCCGGGGTGGCGCTTGTTCATAAAGAGGGAACGGGAGGAACGCGCGGGAAAGAGGAAAAGAAAAGCAAATGGACGCCGAGCGACATTGCCGATTTCTTTCGTCAAGTCAAGCAGTTTCTCAAACAAGTTGTCGACTTGCATGAAATTATGAAACAGTTTTGCCGTCATGTCACGATTACAAAATGGGAATGGCGGACCAAAATCGGCACCGGCGACGCGGCGTCAACCGGGTTGGTCGCCGGGCTTGGCTGGTCGTTGAAATACACGATCATCGGCACGGTGAGCCGTTACACGAAGATGAAAACCATCCCGGTGATTACGATCGTTCCGACCTATGACCGGGCTGTTTCGGAAACGGCGTTTTTATGTATGTTTCAGTTTCGAATCGGGCATGCTATGTTAGCAGGATTGCGAGTGATCAAACATTGGCGCGGACGGCGCTTGAGGAAACGAAACCCGTTGACAGCAAGACAGGCAAATGAAGGATATTAG
- a CDS encoding NAD kinase codes for MDMERNRLYFFYKRDDELVERVKPLIERAERGPFVVVDDAREANIIVSIGDDGAFLQAVRQTGFRSDRLYVGVSTLPTRGFYCDFQIDDIDHMVEAARNWKLEVRRYPVIEVTIDGTASFFCLNECSIRSQIIKTMAVDVFIDDLHFETFRGDGIIVSTPTGSTGYNKSVHGAIVDPLLPCFQVSELASLNSNRYRTLGSPFILSGKRKLTLKMSEETSHFPIIGLDNEALSIQHIERIDIQLSDRVIKTVRLKDNSFWDKVKRVFL; via the coding sequence ATGGACATGGAACGCAACCGCCTCTATTTTTTTTATAAGCGCGACGACGAGCTCGTCGAACGGGTGAAGCCGCTCATTGAGCGGGCGGAGCGCGGGCCGTTTGTCGTTGTCGACGACGCCCGGGAAGCGAACATTATCGTCAGCATCGGCGATGACGGCGCGTTTTTGCAGGCGGTCCGGCAAACCGGATTCCGCTCTGACCGTTTATACGTCGGTGTGTCAACGCTGCCGACGCGCGGATTTTATTGCGATTTCCAAATCGATGATATCGATCATATGGTTGAAGCGGCCAGAAACTGGAAGCTTGAAGTGCGGCGCTACCCGGTCATCGAAGTGACGATCGACGGCACCGCCTCCTTTTTCTGCTTAAACGAATGTTCGATCCGCTCGCAAATCATTAAAACGATGGCGGTCGATGTTTTTATTGACGACTTGCATTTTGAAACGTTCCGCGGCGATGGCATTATCGTCTCGACGCCAACCGGCAGCACCGGCTACAACAAATCGGTGCACGGAGCGATCGTTGATCCACTTTTGCCGTGCTTTCAAGTGAGCGAGCTCGCCTCGCTCAACAGCAACCGCTACCGGACGCTCGGCTCGCCGTTTATTTTGAGCGGTAAGCGGAAACTGACGCTGAAAATGTCGGAAGAAACGAGCCATTTTCCGATCATTGGCCTCGACAATGAAGCGCTCAGCATCCAGCATATTGAGCGGATTGACATCCAGTTGAGCGACCGGGTCATCAAAACGGTGCGCTTAAAAGACAACTCATTCTGGGATAAAGTGAAGCGCGTCTTTTTATAA
- a CDS encoding RDD family protein, with protein MAPPAPEHRLPVEAAPRYGGFWLRFWAYLLDVIVVSSINRLVVWPLFRLFDWPLARDHWFAPAAVAAAAVFYAYFVLMTKAFGQTLGKMVFGLKVVDERGVPLTWLTVLFREVIGKFIAKKLLFIGFLFVAFSEKKKGMHDQFADTIVIRD; from the coding sequence ATGGCGCCGCCTGCGCCTGAACACCGTTTGCCGGTGGAAGCGGCTCCCCGCTACGGCGGATTTTGGCTTCGTTTTTGGGCGTATTTGCTTGACGTTATAGTCGTTTCAAGCATAAACCGGCTTGTCGTTTGGCCGTTGTTTCGCTTGTTTGACTGGCCGTTAGCGCGGGATCATTGGTTTGCGCCGGCCGCGGTGGCGGCGGCTGCCGTCTTTTACGCCTATTTTGTTTTGATGACGAAAGCGTTCGGGCAGACGCTTGGCAAAATGGTGTTCGGCCTAAAAGTCGTCGATGAGCGGGGCGTGCCGCTTACATGGCTGACGGTGCTGTTCCGCGAAGTCATCGGCAAATTTATCGCCAAAAAACTGTTGTTCATCGGTTTTTTGTTTGTCGCTTTTTCGGAAAAGAAAAAAGGGATGCACGATCAGTTTGCTGATACGATCGTCATTCGGGATTGA
- the mbcS gene encoding acyl-CoA synthetase MbcS: MKREELIAPERYNLTSEMERHAAAHPERIALKWENEHGETKEITYGRLMARANQIGNAFLSRGLEKGDKVLVMVPRLIEAYEVYVGALKAGLVVIPSSEMLRTKDLQYRLSHGEVKAVVAYEPYLNEFASIDGIDKLLKFSIGEREHDGWVRLGAAMAEESETLAAADTSRDDMAFLSYTSGTTGNPKGVVHCHGWAYAHLRTAAKNWLCIEENDLVWATAGPGWQKWIWSPFLSVLGSGATGFVYYGRFEPEKYLQLLEKYEVNVLCCTPTEYRLMAKVPDIGRYNLSHLHSAVSAGEPLNREVIDTFAKHFGIQVRDGYGQTENTLLVGVMKGMDIKPGSMGKPTPGNRVEIIDENGEPCPVGVVGDIAVHVETPALFKYYYKDPERTAMQFRGDYYITGDKARKDEDGYFWFEGRGDDIIISSGYTIGPFEVEDALVKHPAVKECAVVASPDEVRGHVVKAFVVLRDGVDKNDPSLIPALQEHVKQLTAPYKYPRKIEFVDDLPKTASGKIRRVELREREARLAGRSS, translated from the coding sequence ATGAAGCGGGAAGAACTGATCGCTCCTGAGCGCTACAATTTAACGTCCGAAATGGAACGGCATGCGGCGGCCCACCCGGAGCGAATCGCTTTAAAATGGGAGAATGAGCACGGCGAAACAAAAGAGATTACATACGGGCGCCTCATGGCGCGCGCCAATCAAATTGGAAACGCTTTCTTATCGCGCGGGCTGGAAAAAGGGGACAAAGTGCTTGTCATGGTTCCGCGCCTGATTGAAGCGTATGAAGTATATGTAGGGGCGCTCAAAGCCGGGCTTGTCGTCATTCCGAGCTCCGAGATGCTGCGGACAAAAGATTTGCAATACCGATTGTCCCATGGGGAAGTGAAGGCGGTTGTCGCCTATGAACCGTATCTTAACGAATTCGCTTCGATCGATGGCATCGACAAGCTGTTGAAATTTTCGATTGGCGAGCGCGAGCATGACGGCTGGGTTCGGCTGGGGGCAGCGATGGCGGAAGAAAGCGAAACACTCGCTGCGGCCGATACGTCGCGCGACGATATGGCGTTTTTATCCTACACCTCTGGCACGACCGGCAATCCGAAAGGGGTTGTCCATTGCCATGGCTGGGCGTACGCCCATTTGCGCACGGCGGCAAAAAACTGGCTGTGCATCGAAGAGAACGATCTCGTCTGGGCGACGGCCGGACCGGGATGGCAAAAATGGATTTGGAGTCCGTTTCTATCGGTGCTTGGCTCGGGGGCGACCGGGTTCGTCTATTACGGCCGCTTTGAGCCGGAAAAATATTTGCAGCTGTTAGAAAAATATGAAGTGAACGTGCTTTGCTGCACGCCGACCGAATACCGCCTCATGGCGAAGGTGCCGGATATCGGCCGCTACAACTTATCGCACTTGCACAGCGCCGTGTCGGCCGGCGAGCCGCTCAACCGCGAAGTGATCGACACGTTTGCCAAGCATTTTGGCATCCAAGTGCGCGATGGCTATGGCCAGACAGAAAATACACTGCTTGTCGGCGTCATGAAAGGGATGGACATCAAGCCGGGATCGATGGGGAAACCGACGCCGGGCAACCGCGTCGAAATCATCGATGAAAACGGCGAACCGTGCCCAGTCGGTGTTGTGGGAGATATCGCCGTCCATGTGGAAACGCCGGCGCTGTTTAAATATTACTATAAAGATCCGGAACGGACGGCGATGCAGTTCCGCGGCGACTATTACATTACCGGCGATAAAGCGCGAAAAGACGAAGACGGCTATTTCTGGTTTGAAGGCCGCGGCGATGACATCATCATCAGCTCCGGCTATACGATCGGCCCGTTTGAAGTGGAAGATGCGCTCGTCAAGCATCCGGCGGTGAAAGAATGCGCCGTCGTCGCCAGCCCGGATGAAGTGCGCGGCCATGTCGTCAAAGCGTTCGTCGTGCTGCGCGACGGGGTCGACAAAAACGATCCATCGCTCATTCCGGCATTGCAGGAGCATGTCAAACAATTAACCGCTCCGTACAAATACCCGCGCAAAATCGAGTTCGTCGACGACTTGCCAAAAACGGCGTCCGGGAAAATCCGCCGCGTCGAGCTGCGCGAACGGGAAGCGCGCCTTGCCGGCCGGTCGTCATAA
- the ytfJ gene encoding GerW family sporulation protein, with protein MTNHPIQGLMTTAMENLKQMIDVNTIIGDPVETPDGSVILTVSKVGFGFAAGGSEFMLDGQQNGQGTQAGGNGQNGQAQGNGHPFGGGSGGGVSITPIAFLVVNSSGVKLLHLDESTHLYEKILDVAPQAFEKIQAMLKKNKQDGAASASANDFDI; from the coding sequence ATGACGAATCATCCGATTCAAGGCCTAATGACAACAGCGATGGAAAACTTAAAACAAATGATTGATGTCAATACGATTATCGGCGACCCGGTTGAGACGCCTGACGGCAGCGTCATTTTAACCGTATCGAAAGTCGGCTTTGGGTTTGCTGCCGGCGGCAGCGAGTTTATGCTCGACGGCCAGCAAAACGGCCAAGGGACGCAAGCGGGCGGAAATGGGCAAAACGGGCAAGCCCAAGGGAACGGGCATCCGTTTGGCGGCGGCAGCGGCGGCGGTGTCTCCATTACCCCGATTGCGTTTCTTGTCGTCAATTCGTCCGGTGTCAAACTTCTCCATTTGGATGAAAGCACGCACTTATATGAGAAAATACTCGATGTCGCCCCGCAGGCGTTTGAGAAAATTCAAGCGATGTTGAAGAAAAACAAGCAAGACGGGGCGGCTTCTGCTTCGGCGAACGACTTTGACATTTAG